A genome region from Clostridium sp. JN-9 includes the following:
- a CDS encoding phage tail tape measure protein: protein MDGKSFLIGTGVINIMAKTDQFSNSVKKLIGDIKNNGLGVQAGVAIAGQIGKGMSVAGAGIVGGLSALSTTAQNFNRGLNKVGTIADTNVVPLNKFRKEILSLSNDTGVAVGDISNTLYEAISANNDTANSMDYVTIATKAAKGGFTDSATAIDGLTTVMNAYNLKGKAAMQEISDEMLVAQNLGKTTFGEMAQSMGNVIPIASTLNVSTKELFASVATLTSYGIKTDEAVTALKGAYTSILSQSAEASKMAKQLGIDFSESHLKAVGWTKFLDEIKDKTHGNTTQMASLFGNVRALNGMLVLTGKGNDKLKEFEKGMNNAGGATESAFKKMQQGESLTRTLNLLKNIGIEIGNIVLPKVNAWLEKVQAVLKKFDGMSDSQKKNITDLVFNLGKVLLTGGLILNGASKLIGIVGTIKKITTAIKGVNTALKIIPFLTGPVGLAITGIALGAGLIIKYWKPISGFFKNLFMGIKNTFKKHGEYILAIMLPIPTLIIKNWSKIKSGASKILNSVKNEAKSMIKTVRTDFANAGWGQKIVWTLNPFTYLIDKVIKKNIEAIKSGWKSFVDLVDNLKEKVLSPFKAIAQWIQNIADKWNSFKNNFSLPQINIPLVGKVGGSENSSGSNKNVTINQKNTISSNYGFSAFNNKLMRAINRG from the coding sequence ATGGATGGCAAAAGCTTTCTTATTGGTACAGGCGTAATAAATATAATGGCGAAAACGGACCAATTTTCCAACTCTGTTAAAAAACTAATTGGAGATATAAAAAATAACGGATTAGGAGTTCAAGCAGGTGTCGCTATCGCAGGGCAGATTGGGAAAGGAATGTCTGTAGCAGGGGCAGGTATAGTCGGCGGTCTATCTGCACTTTCTACAACCGCTCAAAATTTCAATAGAGGATTAAATAAGGTTGGAACAATAGCGGATACAAATGTAGTACCGCTCAATAAATTTAGAAAAGAAATTTTAAGTTTATCAAATGATACTGGCGTAGCCGTAGGCGACATATCCAATACATTGTACGAAGCTATTTCTGCAAATAACGATACAGCAAATTCCATGGATTACGTAACTATAGCTACAAAAGCAGCAAAAGGCGGATTTACAGATTCGGCGACTGCTATAGATGGTTTAACCACGGTTATGAATGCTTATAACTTAAAAGGGAAAGCCGCCATGCAAGAGATTTCCGACGAAATGCTGGTTGCGCAAAATTTAGGTAAAACCACATTTGGAGAAATGGCACAGAGTATGGGGAATGTTATTCCCATAGCCAGTACGCTAAACGTAAGTACAAAGGAATTGTTTGCATCTGTGGCGACATTAACATCATATGGTATAAAGACCGACGAAGCAGTTACCGCTCTAAAAGGTGCTTATACAAGTATTTTAAGCCAATCAGCAGAGGCAAGTAAAATGGCAAAACAACTCGGGATAGATTTTTCAGAATCGCACTTAAAAGCCGTAGGATGGACAAAATTTTTGGATGAAATAAAAGATAAAACACACGGAAATACAACACAGATGGCATCATTGTTCGGAAATGTTAGAGCCTTGAATGGTATGCTGGTACTTACTGGAAAAGGCAATGATAAACTAAAAGAATTTGAAAAAGGTATGAATAATGCAGGCGGAGCCACGGAAAGTGCATTTAAAAAAATGCAACAAGGAGAAAGCCTTACTAGAACGCTAAACCTATTAAAAAATATAGGAATAGAAATAGGAAATATTGTACTTCCTAAAGTTAATGCTTGGTTAGAGAAGGTTCAAGCAGTGCTTAAAAAATTTGATGGCATGTCAGACAGCCAAAAGAAAAATATTACAGATTTGGTATTTAACCTCGGAAAAGTATTACTTACAGGGGGCTTAATCCTAAATGGAGCAAGCAAACTTATTGGCATAGTAGGCACTATTAAAAAAATAACCACAGCTATAAAAGGTGTGAATACCGCTTTAAAAATAATCCCATTTTTAACTGGGCCGGTTGGACTTGCAATTACTGGAATCGCCCTAGGGGCTGGCTTGATAATAAAATATTGGAAGCCTATATCTGGTTTCTTTAAAAATTTATTTATGGGCATAAAAAATACGTTCAAGAAGCACGGGGAATATATACTTGCAATCATGCTGCCGATACCAACGTTAATTATTAAAAACTGGAGCAAAATAAAAAGTGGAGCATCCAAAATATTAAACAGTGTAAAAAATGAAGCAAAATCCATGATAAAAACAGTCAGAACAGATTTTGCCAACGCAGGATGGGGACAAAAAATAGTTTGGACATTAAATCCATTTACCTATCTAATAGATAAAGTAATAAAGAAAAATATAGAAGCTATCAAGAGTGGATGGAAAAGCTTTGTAGATTTAGTAGATAACTTAAAAGAAAAAGTATTATCCCCGTTTAAAGCTATAGCCCAATGGATACAAAATATAGCAGATAAATGGAATAGTTTCAAAAATAATTTTTCTTTACCACAGATAAATATACCGTTAGTAGGCAAAGTTGGAGGTTCGGAAAATAGTAGTGGAAGTAATAAAAATGTGACTATAAACCAAAAAAATACTATAAGCAGTAATTATGGATTTAGTGCTTTTAATAATAAACTTATGCGGGCAATAAATCGAGGATAA